The proteins below come from a single Rosa rugosa chromosome 2, drRosRugo1.1, whole genome shotgun sequence genomic window:
- the LOC133734171 gene encoding probable F-box protein At4g22030: protein MATIQASFWSASFSSASSRKTKVTLHSQNFESSHPSVPRLLVNELNQRNGSLNLTATSSEIEVKPLFDNRKRSNLGDSVSDSNFVQELYAIMEIVADRIEMHNNIKAQRDNWNVLLLNSVNGMTATAAIMAGLAAVSGSGPSILSLKISSSLLYMAVTGIVLVMNKIQPSQLAEEQRNASRLFKKLHEEIKTTLALKNPVTSYDVKVTMEKVLALDKAYPLPLLGTMIEKFPQIVEPAVWWPEEEPKCHDQNMSDKFERNGWNENLEEELKEVLCVMKGRDSAEYARLSNMVLKVNKVLAFCGPLLTGSAAIGSGLIGLPGFGSWGAVFGVVLGALGTVVNSLEHGGQVGMVFEMYRSSAGFFKLMEETIESTLKEREVGDRENGELFEVKVALQLGRSLSELRDLASASSLSSRIQQAKEEFASKLF, encoded by the coding sequence ATGGCCACTATTCAAGCTTCTTTTTGGTCTGCTTCATTTTCTTCAGCTTCCTCTAGAAAAACCAAAGTTACTCTCCACTCCCAAAACTTTGAATCATCGCATCCTTCAGTTCCCAGGCTCCTGGTTAATGAACTGAATCAAAGAAATGGGTCACTCAACCTAACAGCCACTTCATCTGAAATAGAAGTGAAACCATTATTTGACAACAGAAAAAGATCAAATCTTGGTGACTCAGTTTCAGATTCAAACTTTGTCCAAGAGCTCTATGCAATAATGGAAATTGTGGCAGATAGAATAGAAATGCACAACAACATAAAGGCGCAGAGGGACAACTGGAATGTTCTGCTTCTCAACTCTGTGAATGGGATGACAGCCACAGCTGCAATCATGGCGGGACTTGCAGCTGTCTCTGGATCTGGACCGTCCATTTTGTCTCTCAAGATCTCATCAAGTCTCCTATACATGGCTGTGACTGGGATTGTTCTAGTGATGAACAAGATCCAACCTTCACAGCTAGCAGAGGAACAAAGAAATGCTTCAAGGCTGTTCAAGAAGCTTCATGAAGAAATCAAAACCACCTTGGCTCTTAAAAACCCAGTTACTTCTTATGATGTGAAAGTCACAATGGAAAAGGTTTTGGCTTTGGATAAGGCATACCCACTTCCCTTACTTGGAACCATGATTGAGAAGTTTCCTCAAATTGTGGAGCCAGCTGTGTGGTGGCCTGAGGAAGAACCCAAGTGCCATGATCAAAACATGAGTGACAAGTTTGAGAGGAATGGGTGGAATGAGAATCTTGAAGAGGAACTGAAGGAGGTTTTGTGCGTAATGAAGGGAAGGGACTCCGCAGAATATGCAAGGCTAAGCAACATGGTGTTGAAGGTCAACAAGGTCTTGGCTTTCTGTGGTCCTTTGCTTACTGGGTCTGCTGCAATTGGGTCAGGTCTTATTGGGTTGCCTGGTTTTGGGTCATGGGGTGCTGTTTTTGGTGTGGTTTTGGGGGCTTTGGGCACTGTGGTTAACAGTTTGGAGCATGGAGGGCAAGTTGGGATGGTGTTTGAGATGTATAGGAGCTCTGCTGGGTTCTTCAAGCTCATGGAGGAGACCATTGAGTCAACTTTGAAGGAAAGAGAGGTTGGGGATAGAGAAAATGGGGAGCTCTTTGAAGTGAAAGTGGCTCTTCAGCTTGGGAGGAGTTTGTCTGAGCTCAGAGACCTTGCAAGTGCTTCATCTTTGTCTTCAAGAATTCAACAGGCCAAAGAAGAATTTGCAAGCAAGCTTTTTTGA
- the LOC133734170 gene encoding imidazole glycerol phosphate synthase hisHF, chloroplastic: MEAPPIVSPTKTLPFRSASPSSSLLFRRKHRLNCCRRPSRSFTVRASSAAGDDSVVTLLDYGAGNVRSVRNAIRRLGFQVKDVQTPKDILNADRLIFPGVGAFAAAMDVLSKNGMAEALCEYIEKDQPFLGICLGLQLLFESSEEKGQVSGLGLIPGVVGRFDSSNGVRVPHIGWNALQIREDSLILDDVGTHHVYFVHSYRAMPSDDNKEWVSSTCNYGDNFIASVRRGNVHAVQFHPEKSGDVGLSILRRFLYPNSPLEKKPTEGKGSKLAKRVIACLDVRTNDKGDLVVTKGDQYDVREHTKENEVRELGKPVELAGQYYTDGADEVSFLNITGFRDFPLGDLPMLQVLRYASENVFVPLTVGGGIRDFTDATGRHYSSLEVASEYFRCGADKISIGSDAVYAAEEYLRTGVKSGKSSLEQISRVYGNQAVVVSIDPCRVYVKNQNDVKFKTIRVTNPGPNGEEYAWYQCTVSGGREGRPIGAYELAKAVEELGAGEILLNCIDCDGQGKGFDIDLVKLISDAVTIPVIASSGAGGVEHFSEVFMKTNASAALAAGIFHRKEVPIHSVKEHLLKEGIEVRI, translated from the exons ATGGAGGCGCCGCCAATTGTTTCCCCTACCAAAACGCTGCCGTTCCGATCAGCTTCACCTTcctcctctcttctctttcgCCGCAAGCATCGTCTCAATTGCTGCCGCAGACCTTCTAGAAGCTTTACCGTCCGTGCCTCCTCCGCTGCTGGTGATGATTCAg TGGTGACTCTGCTTGATTACGGTGCCGGCAATGTTCGGAGTGTCAGGAACGCCATTCGCCGCCTGGGCTTCCAAGTCAAAGat GTCCAAACTCCCAAGGATATTTTGAATGCCGACCGCCTAATCTTTCCTGGTGTGGGGGCTTTCGCTGCGGCCATGGATGTGCTGAGCAAGAATGG GATGGCTGAAGCGCTCTGTGAATATATTGAGAAAGATCAGCCGTTTCTAGGCATTTGTCTTGGACTTCAGCTCCTTTTTGAATCCAGTGAGGAAAAGGGACAAG TGAGTGGTCTTGGCTTGATACCTGGAGTGGTTGGGCGTTTTGACTCATCAAATGGTGTTCGAGTGCCACATATCGGGTGGAATGCTTTGCAGATTAGAGAAGACTCTttaattttggatgatgttggaACCCATCACGTCTATTTCGTCCACTCTTACAGAGCAATGCCA TCGGATGATAACAAAGAATGGGTTTCATCTACCTGCAACTATGGTGACAATTTCATTGCATCTGTTAGAAGGGGAAATGTGCATGCAGTTCAATTCCACCCTGAGAAAAGTGGAG ATGTTGGTCTTTCCATATTGAGAAGATTTCTCTATCCAAACTCACCCTTGGAGAAG AAGCCCACTGAAGGGAAGGGTTCCAAACTTGCAAAGAGG GTTATTGCTTGTCTGGATGTGAGGACGAATGACAAAGGAGATCTTGTTGTAACCAAAGGAGACCAATATGACGTAAGAGAGCATACAAAAGAGAATGAG GTGAGAGAACTTGGAAAGCCTGTGGAGCTTGCTGGACAGTATTACACAGATGGAGCTGATGAG GTCAGCTTTCTGAATATTACCGGTTTCCGGGACTTCCCTTTGGGTGACTTGCCTATGCTACAG GTATTGAGATATGCATCAGAAAATGTTTTTGTGCCATTAACAGTTGGAGGTGGCATTAGAGATTTTACCGATGCAACTGGCAG GCACTATTCTAGTTTGGAAGTTGCTTCAGAATATTTTAGATGTGGGGCTGATAAGATCTCCATTGGAAGTGATGCAGTTTATGCTGCAGAAGAATATTTAAGAACTGGA gtgaaAAGTGGAAAAAGCAGCTTAGAGCAGATATCCAGAGTTTACGGAAATCAG GCTGTGGTTGTAAGCATTGATCCTTGCAGAGTGTATGTTAAAAATCAAAATGATGTAAAGTTCAAGACTATAAGAGTAACAAATCCAG GTCCAAATGGTGAAGAATATGCTTGGTATCAGTGTACA GTTAGTGGTGGGCGGGAAGGCAGACCAATTGGAGCATATGAGCTTGCAAAAGCAGTTGAGGAGCTTGGAGCTGGAGAAATTTTGCTAAACTGCATTGATTGCGATG GTCAAGGGAAAGGATTTGATATAGATCTAGTAAAGCTCATCTCTGATGCTGTGACCATTCCCGTGATTGCAAGTAGTGGGGCTGGTGGTGTTGAACACTTCTCAGAGGTTTTCATGAAAACAAATGCATCTGCTGCCCTTGCTGCTGGCATATTCCATCGCAAGGAG GTGCCAATTCATTCTGTAAAGGAGCACTTGCTAAAGGAAGGCATAGAAGTCAGAATCTGA